From Hippoglossus stenolepis isolate QCI-W04-F060 chromosome 6, HSTE1.2, whole genome shotgun sequence, a single genomic window includes:
- the LOC118111481 gene encoding myosin-7-like isoform X2, translated as MSRFLDLDEFGEAARFIRLTNLEQLAAMAQAYDGTKRVWMPDETEAYVEVELKEVNGDKSTVETKDGRFLIVKGDDLQPMNPARFDMLEDMAMLTNLNEASVLFNMRRRYSMWMIYTYSGLFCVCVNPYKSLPVYSRQVVRAYKGRRRTETPPHIFSIADNAYTDLLQNRENQSMLITGESGAGKTVNTKRVIQYFAIIASLGENVKKGGSLEDQIIEANPAMEAFGNAKTIRNDNSSRFGKFIRIHFGTTGKLASADIDIYLLEKSRVVFQQPGERSYHIYYQILSNHKPELQDMLLVTTNPYDYHFCCQGETKVDSINDGEELKLTDHAMDTLGFTPEEKYGCYKIVGAIMHFGNMKFKKKQREEQAEADGTESEDKAAYLMGISSADLLKGLLNPRVKVGNEFIVKGQTVEQVNFAVAALAKATYDRMFKWLVSRINSSLYTPLPRQYFIGVLDIAGFEIFEFNNFEQLCINFTNEKLQQYFNHHMFIQEQEDYKMEGIEWTFIDFGLDLQACIDLIEKPMGILSIMEEECMFPKATDQSFKTKLYDNHLGKSPNFQRPRLDKKRKYESHFEVVHYAGVVPYNITGWLDKNRDPLNETVVVLFRKSSNKLMAKLFENYITTEMASDPKYETRHRRKAASFQTVSQLHKENLKKLMANLRSTQPHFVRCIIPNETKTPGVMDPFRVLHQLRCNGVLEGIRICRKGFPNRILYAEFRQRYRILNPSAIPEDSFVDSRKAVEKLLGSLNIDHTQYKFGHTKVFFKAGLLGLLEDMRDTRLSEILTVVQAMCRGKLMRKQREKLILQREAVIVIQFNLRAFFTVRTWPWMMLFYKLRPLLRSAQVEKELAALNEDFTKLKDAFDRSEVKRQEAEVKQVDLVQEKNDLSLQLQAEQDNLSDAEDRCNQLIQSKVSLESKLKEMQERLEDEEELTATLTSKKRKLEEETISLKKDVDDLEITLAKVEKDRHGLENKVKNLSQEMCVLDESIASLCREKAALQEAHQTALHDLQGQEDKCNMLAKAKTRLEQQVDNVEGSLEQEKKVRMDLERTKRKLEGDLKLSVDSLKELEIQKEELDERLRKKDQELIQLQSKMEDEQSLVAQLQKKVKELLTRIEELEESLEAERAWRAKAEHQRNDIARELEELGEKLEEAGGASTAQIALNRKREADFLKMRRDLDEAGLHHETTAATLRKKHSDTVAELGEQIDNLQRTKQKLEKEKTEFRLEADDLASNVEQLSRAKGAVEKMCRVYEDQLNESRSKAEELQRQLTEVSTQKARAQTDIAEFSRRLEEREAMIGQLQRSKAGVFQNSEDMKRQLEEENKARAALAHSVQSTRHDCGLLREQLEEEQEAKAELQRALSKANSQVVQWRAKYETEAVMRIEELEEAKKKLVVKLQTNEEAVEASQAKCSSLEKTKLKLQTEMEDLVVELERSNSAAVAMDRKQRNFDKLLSDWKLKFEECQLDLESSQKESRSLSTELFKLKNCYEEALDHLETVKRENKNLQDEILDLTDQIGHGGKTIHELERMKKILDVEKSDIRAALEEAEGSLEHEESKTLRVQMELQQVRTEIDRKIAEKDEEIDILRRGNQRSLDTMQASLEAEVRSRTEAVRLKKKMEADLNEMEVQLGHANRQAAESQRIIRHLQTQVKEHQVELEDKVHLTHQLKEQILLLERRCSLMTAEEEELRMVLEQNDRARKMAEHELLEVVERVNMLSTQNSGLMNHKKKMEADLSVLTGEVEEAIQERRSSDEKAKKAITDAALMAEELKKEQDSSGMLERMKKNMELTVKDLQVKLDETEQMALKGGKKQLHKLETRVRELQTELMVEQKKSDDYQKGVRRYERRVKELTYQTEEDRKTLLRMQELVEKLQTKVKSCKRQAENAEEQVSGTTVRFRKVQHELDDAEERADIAETTVNKLRIRTREQTTKVAVITE; from the exons ATGTCTCGGTTCCTGGATTTGGACGAGTTTGGAGAAGCTGCTCGCTTCATTCGTCTCACCAACCTGGAGCAGCTGGCTGCGATGGCCCAGGCTTATGATG GTACGAAGCGTGTCTGGATGCCGGACGAGACTGAAGCGTATGTTGAAGTGGAGCTGAAAGAAGTGAATGGAGACAAGTCCACTGTGGAGACCAAGGACGGACGG tTTCTGATCGTGAAAGGAGACGACCTCCAGCCCATGAACCCTGCGAGGTTCGACATGTTGGAGGACATGGCCATGCTGACTAATCTGAACGAAGCTTCTGTCCTTTTCAACATGAGGAGAAGATACAGCATGTGGATGATCTAC acctACTCGGGgctgttctgtgtctgtgtcaatcCGTACAAGTCGCTGCCGGTCTACTCTCGTCAGGTGGTAAGGGCCTATAAAGGAAGGCGGCGCACAGAGACTCCGCCCCACATCTTCTCCATCGCCGACAACGCCTACACCGACCTGCTGCAGA ATCGAGAGAACCAGTCGATGCTCATCAC AGGTGAGTCTGGTGCAGGGAAAACAGTCAACACTAAGAGAGTGATTCAGTATTTCGCCATCATCGCTTCTCTGggagaaaatgtgaagaaagGA GGATCTTTGGAGGACCAGATCATTGAAGCTAATCCGGCTATGGAAGCGTTCGGCAACGCAAAAACCATCCGAAACGACAACTCCTCTCGTTTT gGAAAGTTCATCAGGATTCACTTCGGGACGACGGGGAAGCTGGCGTCTGCCGACATCGACATTT ATCTTCTGGAAAAATCCAGAGTCGTGTTCCAACAGCCCGGAGAGAGGAGCTACCACATCTACTACCAGATCCTGTCCAATCACAAACCAGAGCTACAAG ACATGTTGCTGGTGACCACCAACCCCTACGACTACCACTTCTGCTGCCAGGGTGAGACCAAGGTGGACAGCATCAACGACGGGGAGGAGCTGAAGCTCACTGAC CACGCCATGGACACGCTGGGCTTCACTCCTGAAGAGAAGTACGGCTGCTATAAGATCGTTGGCGCCATCATGCACTTTGGTAACATGAAGTTcaagaagaaacagagggaggagcaggcCGAGGCCGACGGCACGGAGA gtGAGGATAAGGCAGCCTATCTGATGGGCATCAGCTCTGCCGACCTGCTGAAGGGCCTCCTGAACCCCCGCGTCAAGGTCGGAAACGAGTTCATTGTGAAAGGACAAACTGTGGAACAG GTTAACTTTGCAGTTGCAGCCCTGGCTAAGGCCACGTACGACCGCATGTTCAAGTGGTTGGTGAGTCGTATCAACTCGTCCTTATACACCCCGCTGCCTCGTCAGTACTTCATCGGAGTCCTCGACATCGCCGGCTTCGAGATCTTTGAG TTCAATAACTTTGAGCAGCTGTGCATCAACTTCACCAACGAAAAACTGCAGCAGTACTTCAACCACCACATGTTCATCCAGGAGCAGGAGGATTACAAGATGGAGGGGATAGAGTGGACCTTCATCGACTTCGGTTTGGACTTACAGGCCTGCATCGACctcatagagaaa CCCATGGGTATTCTGTCCATCATGGAAGAGGAGTGTATGTTCCCCAAGGCCACGGACCAGagctttaaaaccaaactctATGACAACCATCTGGGCAAGTCGCCCAACTTCCAGAGGCCAAGGCTGGACAAGAAGCGCAAATATGAGTCGCACTTCGAGGTGGTTCACTATGCTGGAGTG gTGCCGTACAACATCACAGGCTGGCTGGATAAAAACAGAGATCCTCTGAATGAGACGGTGGTGGTTCTGTTCCGGAAATCCTCAAACAAGCTGATGGCTAAACTTTTTGAGAACTACATCACCACTGAGATGG CTTCTGATCCGAAGTATGAAACCAGACACAGGAGGAAAGCAGCTTCCTTCCAAACAGTTTCCCAGTTACACAAG GAGAATCTTAAGAAGCTGATGGCGAACCTCCGCAGCACTCAGCCTCACTTCGTCCGCTGCATCATCCCCAACGAGACCAAGACTCCAG GTGTGATGGATCCTTTCCGGGTCCTCCACCAGCTGAGGTGTAACGGAGTCCTCGAAGGGATCAGGATTTGCAGGAAGGGCTTTCCCAACCGCATCCTGTACGCTGAGTTCAGACAGCG TTATCGCATCTTGAATCCTTCTGCGATTCCGGAGGATTCCTTCGTGGACAGCAGGAAGGCCGTGGAGAAACTGCTGGGCTCCCTGAACATCGACCACACCCAGTACAAGTTTGGACACACTAAG GTATTTTTTAAGGCCGGTCTGTTGGGTCTGCTGGAGGACATGAGGGACACTCGTCTGTCTGAGATCCTCACCGTCGTCCAGGCCATGTGCAGAGGGAAGCTGATGAGGAAACAACGAGAGAAGCTGATACTGCAAAG gGAGGCTGTGATAGTGATCCAGTTCAACCTCAGAGCTTTCTTCACAGTGCGGACTTGGCCGTGGATGATGCTGTTCTATAAGCTCCGCCCCCTGCTCAGGAGCGCCCAGGTGGAGAAAGAACTGGCTGCTCTGAACGAGGACTTCACCAAACTCAAAGATGCCTTCGACAG gtcGGAGGTGAAGCGTCAGGAGGCCGAGGTGAAGCAGGTGGATCTGGTTCAGGAGAAAAATGAcctgtctctgcagctccaaGCT GAGCAGGACAACCTGTCGGATGCAGAGGACCGCTGCAATCAGCTGATCCAGTCCAAAGTCTCTCTGGAGTCCAAGCTGAAGGAGATGCAGGAGCggctggaggacgaggaggagctgACCGCCACACTGACGTCCAAGAAACGCaaactggaggaggagacgatATCGCTGAAGAAGGACGTGGACGATCTGGAGATCACCCTGGCTAAAGTGGAGAAGGACAGACACGGACTGGAGAACAAG gTGAAGAACTTGTCCCAGGAGATGTGTGTTCTGGACGAATCGATAGCGTCTCTGTGCAGAGAGAAAGCCGCCCTGCAGGAAGCTCATCAAACGGCTCTGCACGACCTTCAGGGTCAGGAGGACAAATGTAACATGTTGGCCAAAGCAAAAACTCGACTCGAGCAGCAAGTGGACAAt GTGGAAGGTTCcttggagcaggagaagaaggtgAGGATGGATCTGGAACGAACCAAAAGGAAGCTGGAGGGGGATCTGAAGCTGTCCGTGGATTCATTGAAGGAACTGGAGATCCAGAAGGAAGAGTTGGATGAGAGACTGAGAAA GAAGGACCAAGAGTTGATCCAGCTTCAGTCTAAAATGGaggatgagcagagtttggtGGCTCAGCTTCAgaagaaagtcaaagagcttCTG ACTCGCattgaggagctggaggagtcGCTGGAGGCGGAGCGGGCGTGGCGCGCCAAAGCCGAGCACCAGAGGAACGACATCgccagagagctggaggagctgggagagaaactggaggaggcgggaggagccTCTACTGCTCAGATCGCCCTCAACAG GAAGCGAGAGGCAGATTTCCTGAAGATGCGGCGGGATCTGGACGAGGCGGGGCTTCACCACGAGACCACGGCCGCCACCTTGAGGAAGAAGCACTCGGACACGGTGGCGGAACTCGGCGAGCAGATCGACAATCTGCAGAGAACCAAACAGAaactggagaaggagaagacgGAGTTCAGACTGGAGGCCGACGACCTGGCTTCTAACGTGGAGCAGCTGTCCAGAGCCAAG ggagcCGTAGAGAAGATGTGCAGGGTTTATGAGGACCAGCTGAATGAGAGCAGGAGCAAagctgaagagctgcagagacaactGACAGAAGTCTCCACTCAGAAAGCACGAGCGCAAACCGACATTG CTGAATTCAGCCGTCGTCTGGAGGAGCGAGAAGCTATGATTGGTCAGCTTCAGCGCTCGAAGGCGGGGGTTTTCCAGAACTCCGAAGATATGAagaggcagctggaggaggagaacaaa GCTCGTGCAGCACTGGCTCACTCTGTGCAGTCGACCCGTCACGACTGCGGCCtcctcagagagcagctggaggaggagcaggaggccaaGGCTGaactgcagagggcgctgtctAAGGCCAACAGCCAGGTGGTTCAGTGGAGAGCCAAGTACGAGACAGAGGCCGTGATGAGAATAGAAGAGCTGGAGGAAGCAAA GAAGAAGTTGGTTGTCAAGCTGCAGACTAATGAAGAGGCTGTGGAGGCGTCTCAGGCCAAATGTTCCTCGCTGGAGAAAACCAAACTGAAGCTACAGACAGAGATGGAAGACCTGGTGGTTGAACTCGAACGCTCCAACTCTGCCGCTGTGGCTATGGACAGGAAGCAGCGTAACTTTGACAAG TTGTTGAGCGACTGGAAGCTGAAGTTTGAAGAGTGTCAGTTGGACTTGGAGTCGTCACAGAAAGAGTCTCGCAGTCTGAGCACCGAGCTCTTCAAACTCAAGAACTGTTACGAAGAAGCTCTGGACCATCTGGAGACGGTTAAACGAGAAAACAAGAACCTACAAG ACGAGATCCTTGACCTGACAGACCAGATCGGTCATGGAGGGAAGACCATCCATGagctggagaggatgaagaagatcCTGGACGTGGAGAAGAGCGATATCAGAGCAGctctggaggaggcagag ggCAGTCTGGAGCACGAGGAGAGTAAGACACTGAGGGTTcagatggagctgcagcaggtgaggaCTGAGATCGACCGCAAGATCGCAGAGAAAGACGAAGAAATCGACATCCTCAG GCGGGGCAACCAGCGTTCCCTGGATACCATGCAGGCCAGTTTGGAGGCGGAGGTTCGAAGTCGCACTGAGGCCGTTcgtctgaagaagaagatggaggctgACCTGAATGAGATGGAGGTTCAGCTGGGACACGCCAACAGACAGGCGGCTGAGAGCCAAAGGATCATCCGACACCTGCAGACGCAG GTTAAAGAGCAccaggtggagctggaggatAAAGTCCATTTGACCCATCAGCTGAAAGAACAGATCCTCCTGTTGGAGCGACGCTGTTCTCTGATgacggcggaggaggaggagctccgTATGGTCCTTGAGCAGAACGACCGGGCCCGCAAGATGGCCGAACACGAGTTGCTGGAGGTCGTAGAGAGAGTGAACATGCTCTCCACACAG AACTCCGGTCTGATGAACCacaagaagaagatggaggctgATCTGTCTGTGCTGACAGGAGAGGTGGAAGAGGCCATACAGGAGAGGCGCAGCTCTGATGAGAAAGCAAAGAAGGCCATCACTGAT GCAGCTCTGATGgcggaggagctgaagaaggagCAGGACAGCAGCGGCATGTTGGAGAGAATGAAGAAGAACATGGAGTTGACAGTGAAAG ACCTGCAGGTGAAACTGGATGAGACGGAGCAGATGGCGctgaagggaggaaagaaacagcTTCACAAGCTGGAGACGAGA GTGAGGGAGCTGCAGACGGAGCTGATGgtggagcagaagaagagtGACGATTATCAGAAAGGAGTCCGTCGCTACGAGAGAAGAGTCAAAGAGCTGACGTACCAG acggaggaggacaggaagacTCTGCTCAGGATGCAGGAGCTGGTCGAGAAGCTCCAGACCAAAGTCAAGAGCTGCAAGAGACAAGCTGAGAACGCT gaggagcaggtgaGCGGTACCACGGTGCGTTTCAGGAAAGTCCAACACGAGCTGGACGACGCCGAGGAGAGAGCTGATATCGCAGAGACGACGGTCAACAAGCTGCGCATTCGAACCCGCGAACAGACCACCAAGGTCGCCGTG atcACTGAATGA